From a single Lewinella sp. LCG006 genomic region:
- a CDS encoding gliding motility-associated C-terminal domain-containing protein encodes MRQRLVRLLLFSLLTVMCLSRGFAQNCGQRDTIIFTANSTASIALEISDYFNDDLSDPMQGLCGIELGFVHQFVENFELSLTSPAGQTVNLLGPNSDDPFAFTPGTQWQISLVSCAAVAQPDSAFTAQWNNNQTENWVPFGFYDGSYYPFGGCLEDFNTGPVNGTWTFNITNNPSNNPGAITYIRLIFCDSRGVECCFAQPGQWQNENLQACIGADTLQITPNINFPLGEADTLEYSYAFLISQDGIYQQLDSVLDLRTAAAGEYDICGFSYRSSQLDSLPLPDGVLTIDSIRSNLEGLEPWLCGLLTPECLHVSIIAPPDTTRLSERICRGDSIVVGGQSFLDSGFYTVDLNNFVGCDSIVTLDLFVQEVQFTQIDTVLCPGDTVFVGNTFYFETGFYRDTLASVELGCDSIVNLNLVVLAEQITPLTPVICAGESFAVGDSLLTTTGSYQILLTSVAGCDSLVSVDLLVLDPQANITGPAEISCAQPATLLNSTGSSPSGQLTFQWLSINETPLATTPTLLVDAAASYILAVSQEVSGTVCMARDTFVLNENFATPTADAGPAATITCSQPSTQIGGPNTSTGSAFTYQWSTTNGNITGSTNSPFTTVNSAGDYQLVVQDTFSSCTDTSTVNIVADQQPPTVLTGPAFTLNCLVVADTLDGSASLGPNISASWSGPCISNTPAPGLAIVDCPGWYFLEILNTSNGCSAVDSLLIQEDISPAMAAIAPADTLTCASTTVLLDGTPSTPTGMIDFNWIGPSGQSATTGTFSVMETGNYELIIVRQDNFCRDTATIIVAQDTLAPLADVGPNITLNCYAGTAVLRGNNTSLGAAYSYQWFSSSIPIPNALSDSLLVTEAGTYSLEVTDNRNGCTDTATAEVDEDFITPEDVIAGSGQLLACGGDLVQLVPDSTVFSNPVTWEWTADCITPQSDSWAIFTDCPGLYTLTVTNIENGCQGSDTTRVSLAPNFSIAILPDTAYLSCETGSVSLDNSGSIGSVFQWFLDDVPISLANNQPTVDVSGIYTLVTSDINQSCSDTAFVNVLIDCTPVAIIDPPEVLTCANQSIFLNGTNSQVTGPRTYLWTGPSASCLLSPTDAPIMEVVCPGEYQLIVEHSIFNLRDTTTITVLIDTVAPIVDAGPNQQITCNTTLANLQGTVVGNSNDFTFAWTPFFAPDDTLSQNINYTTNAADTYVFMAQNINNGCISTDVVQVTLNNSPPNIAFGSTVFPCQADTFRLRAFVTPAGGDYSYTWNGLGVQADANTSAVLINQTGDYTFSVVNNQTGCTSNELITVTEQTCVPCLDLLPVDTLDCLTANLDLEVAFCLSCEGCVLQWSDENGDLPGEQSLMLSVSSPGNYTLTAIDTLGFSNSVTATVLELTSPPMVDLGPDRMITCDSSSIFLQNLLLNEEGTYHYRWEETTLGDLPNSGTTLTVTEPGEYLLELTNLLTGCASSDTVLVTENLLPPVAEAGPNLELTCQSNAIALDGTGSTLSGVSYQWTGPNASCISGNDNTTPLVTCPGLYTLEVTNLLNGCTATDTVRVSLNEDVPVLTTFPDTVLTCSQNSITLVAAPPATGSFMTRWCPLNDLGEELSFMCTPNSTTLVVNTPGQYQYTAINDDTGCSNSFVVTVGIDTLPPMVEAGNTDTLFCTLNNLQLAGTGPATATYSWSNPDLEQIDNATSLQPIIYTPGWYFLEVQSQINGCTALDSVFIAEDENQPTLTMGNDTLINCLQPTVRLSASGMTFNGTPNWAWTTPTGNLIADASTPTPLVGAGGWYLLTLTDAGNGCPVTDSLFVSEDLAPPLATVEGLGNLQLNCNQDTLLLDGTNSMSSTGDGLAYTWRTVPPGSLFPDVLAPQVFTDRPGNYSLIVTDLGNGCRDTIAFNVGANFVRPIPVLALAEPITCSTSSSILSTTQPTNTADFQFLWTNENDETISNSPTAQATTSGWYYLVLTSNINGCSSRPDSVFVGSSISLPQVVVNTDGNISCDQMVVHLDGNGSSQGTNFSYQWSSNDGSLLGNGTNLLDSTQMAGTYTLTVMNNATGCANTDSVTVILQGMPISGLDVDFVSPPCFGDQSGSISINEVMGGSPPYLYQINGQGFSQLSFFEDLLPGNYQVQVVGSEGCQWEESITLTAPLPLGLNLGQDLDVTLGDSVVLTPEPTRPISTWKWNAPGLLSEDAPFMPIITPLETQFILLTVTDENGCTATDTLRIFVNNLSRVFIPTVFSPNGDDNNDYFTLYAGDEVAEIESLRIFSRWGNMVFEQDNFPPNAPTLGWDGTLWGEPLNPAVFVYYARIRYTDGSTELITGDVVLMK; translated from the coding sequence ATGCGCCAACGGCTCGTGCGCCTTTTATTGTTTTCCCTCCTCACCGTGATGTGCCTATCGCGGGGCTTTGCCCAAAATTGTGGACAAAGAGATACCATCATCTTTACGGCCAATTCTACCGCTTCGATAGCGCTTGAGATCAGTGACTACTTCAACGATGACCTTAGTGATCCCATGCAAGGCTTGTGTGGCATTGAACTGGGGTTTGTACACCAGTTTGTTGAAAACTTTGAGCTTTCGCTAACTTCTCCTGCCGGGCAAACCGTTAATCTTCTGGGACCTAATAGCGACGATCCTTTTGCATTTACGCCGGGTACCCAATGGCAGATTAGCCTGGTCAGCTGTGCTGCTGTCGCTCAACCAGATAGTGCCTTTACCGCTCAATGGAACAATAACCAGACCGAAAACTGGGTGCCTTTTGGCTTTTATGATGGCTCGTACTACCCCTTTGGCGGCTGCCTTGAAGATTTCAATACGGGGCCCGTCAACGGTACCTGGACCTTTAATATCACCAACAATCCTTCCAATAACCCCGGTGCCATTACCTACATAAGGCTTATCTTCTGCGATAGTCGTGGTGTAGAGTGTTGTTTTGCCCAGCCAGGTCAGTGGCAAAACGAAAACTTGCAGGCCTGCATTGGTGCCGATACTTTGCAAATCACTCCCAACATCAACTTCCCGCTTGGTGAAGCCGATACCCTCGAATACAGCTACGCCTTCCTCATTAGCCAAGATGGAATTTACCAACAACTCGACTCCGTGCTTGATCTACGAACTGCGGCAGCCGGGGAATACGACATCTGTGGCTTCTCTTACCGCAGTAGCCAGCTCGACAGCCTGCCGCTCCCCGATGGAGTACTCACCATCGACAGCATCCGATCCAATCTCGAAGGGCTGGAACCCTGGCTTTGTGGGCTCCTCACGCCCGAATGTTTGCACGTCAGCATCATCGCACCGCCCGATACCACCCGCCTCAGTGAGCGCATCTGTCGGGGCGATAGTATCGTCGTCGGCGGACAAAGCTTTCTCGATAGTGGATTTTATACCGTCGATCTGAATAATTTTGTCGGCTGTGACAGTATCGTCACCCTGGATCTTTTTGTCCAGGAAGTACAGTTTACCCAAATTGACACCGTCCTCTGTCCGGGAGATACCGTCTTTGTGGGCAATACATTTTATTTTGAAACGGGCTTTTATCGGGATACCCTCGCGAGCGTTGAGTTGGGCTGTGATAGCATCGTCAACCTCAATCTCGTTGTCTTAGCCGAGCAAATCACACCGCTCACCCCGGTCATTTGTGCGGGCGAAAGTTTTGCTGTAGGCGACAGTTTACTGACCACCACTGGGAGTTACCAAATCCTACTGACCTCCGTAGCGGGCTGCGACAGTTTGGTGAGCGTAGATTTATTGGTGCTTGATCCCCAAGCCAACATTACAGGGCCCGCGGAGATCAGTTGCGCGCAACCAGCAACACTCCTCAACAGTACCGGTTCCTCACCATCTGGGCAGCTTACCTTCCAATGGCTAAGCATCAATGAGACCCCTTTAGCGACCACCCCTACCCTACTCGTTGATGCCGCCGCCTCCTATATTTTGGCAGTAAGCCAGGAAGTTTCAGGAACCGTCTGTATGGCTCGGGATACGTTTGTACTCAACGAAAATTTTGCTACCCCCACCGCCGATGCCGGACCAGCGGCCACCATCACTTGTAGTCAACCGAGCACCCAAATTGGTGGGCCAAATACCAGCACAGGCTCGGCCTTCACGTATCAGTGGTCTACTACCAACGGCAATATCACTGGGTCTACCAACAGTCCATTCACCACCGTCAACAGTGCGGGGGATTACCAACTCGTTGTTCAAGACACTTTTAGCTCATGTACCGACACGAGCACCGTTAATATTGTTGCCGACCAACAGCCACCTACCGTCCTTACTGGTCCCGCTTTTACGCTCAACTGCCTTGTTGTAGCAGATACACTCGACGGCTCTGCTTCGCTTGGTCCCAACATTTCTGCCAGTTGGTCAGGGCCTTGCATTAGCAATACACCAGCTCCTGGCTTAGCCATCGTCGACTGTCCAGGATGGTATTTTCTCGAAATCCTCAACACCAGCAACGGTTGTAGCGCAGTGGATTCCTTGTTGATCCAGGAAGATATTTCGCCAGCCATGGCAGCCATCGCTCCAGCGGATACCCTTACCTGTGCCAGCACAACTGTTTTACTAGATGGAACTCCCTCCACGCCAACCGGGATGATCGACTTTAACTGGATAGGCCCCTCGGGACAAAGTGCGACTACAGGGACCTTCTCGGTGATGGAAACCGGCAATTACGAACTAATCATCGTTCGCCAGGATAACTTTTGTCGGGATACTGCTACTATTATTGTAGCACAAGACACATTGGCACCCCTTGCTGATGTTGGCCCCAACATTACGCTAAATTGCTATGCAGGAACAGCCGTTCTGCGCGGCAACAACACCTCCCTTGGTGCTGCTTACAGCTACCAATGGTTCAGCAGTAGCATACCCATTCCTAATGCCTTAAGTGACAGCCTCCTCGTAACTGAGGCGGGCACCTACTCCCTGGAAGTGACGGACAACCGCAACGGCTGTACCGATACAGCTACTGCCGAAGTAGACGAAGATTTTATCACACCCGAAGACGTCATCGCAGGGTCGGGCCAATTGCTGGCTTGCGGAGGTGATCTGGTACAACTCGTGCCCGATAGCACCGTTTTCTCCAACCCCGTCACATGGGAGTGGACCGCCGATTGCATCACCCCACAATCAGATAGCTGGGCCATTTTCACGGATTGCCCCGGGCTGTATACCCTTACGGTCACCAATATTGAAAACGGCTGCCAGGGTAGTGATACCACCAGGGTCAGTTTAGCACCCAACTTTAGCATTGCTATTCTGCCAGACACCGCTTACCTCTCTTGCGAGACCGGATCAGTAAGTTTAGACAACAGTGGCAGTATTGGAAGCGTTTTTCAGTGGTTTTTGGATGATGTTCCCATCAGCTTAGCCAACAATCAACCTACCGTAGACGTGTCCGGCATTTACACCCTGGTCACTAGCGATATCAATCAGTCTTGTTCTGATACAGCTTTCGTCAATGTGCTAATCGACTGTACCCCCGTGGCCATAATTGATCCGCCAGAAGTGCTTACTTGTGCCAACCAATCCATCTTTTTAAACGGAACCAATAGCCAGGTTACCGGACCTCGAACTTATCTTTGGACGGGGCCATCTGCCAGTTGCTTGCTTTCTCCTACAGATGCGCCGATCATGGAGGTGGTCTGTCCGGGAGAATACCAGCTTATTGTGGAGCACAGCATCTTCAATTTGCGGGACACCACTACGATCACCGTCCTGATTGATACCGTTGCTCCTATCGTAGATGCAGGGCCTAATCAACAAATCACCTGTAACACAACCCTGGCCAACCTACAGGGAACCGTCGTGGGAAATAGCAATGATTTTACTTTCGCCTGGACGCCCTTCTTTGCTCCTGATGACACGCTCAGTCAGAATATTAACTACACCACCAATGCTGCCGACACCTACGTGTTTATGGCACAGAACATCAACAACGGCTGTATTAGCACAGATGTCGTTCAAGTTACGCTCAACAATAGCCCCCCTAATATTGCCTTTGGAAGTACTGTTTTTCCGTGTCAAGCCGACACTTTCCGATTAAGGGCTTTTGTCACTCCTGCAGGAGGCGATTATTCCTACACCTGGAATGGCTTAGGCGTTCAGGCCGACGCCAACACTTCGGCTGTTTTGATTAACCAGACTGGCGATTATACCTTCTCGGTCGTCAATAACCAAACAGGCTGTACCAGCAACGAGCTGATTACCGTTACCGAACAAACCTGCGTTCCTTGTCTGGACTTGTTGCCCGTCGATACCTTGGATTGCCTTACGGCTAACCTTGATCTCGAAGTAGCATTTTGCCTCTCTTGCGAGGGTTGTGTGCTCCAATGGTCGGACGAAAACGGTGACCTGCCCGGTGAGCAAAGCCTAATGCTGTCTGTCAGCAGCCCTGGCAACTATACCCTTACCGCGATTGACACCCTTGGTTTTAGCAATTCAGTAACCGCTACCGTGCTTGAATTGACAAGTCCGCCAATGGTTGACTTGGGGCCTGATCGAATGATCACCTGTGACAGTAGTTCCATTTTCTTGCAAAATTTGCTACTCAATGAAGAGGGTACCTACCACTATCGTTGGGAAGAAACAACATTAGGCGACTTACCAAACTCAGGCACTACACTTACGGTAACGGAACCTGGCGAATACCTCCTTGAGTTAACCAATTTACTCACCGGCTGTGCCAGCAGTGACACTGTTTTAGTCACCGAAAACTTGCTCCCACCCGTGGCAGAAGCGGGCCCCAACCTGGAACTGACCTGCCAGAGTAATGCAATTGCACTGGATGGTACTGGCTCCACCCTCAGCGGCGTAAGCTACCAATGGACAGGGCCAAATGCAAGCTGTATATCCGGTAATGACAATACCACACCGCTCGTCACCTGCCCGGGATTATACACCCTGGAAGTGACCAATCTCCTCAATGGCTGTACGGCCACGGATACCGTACGCGTAAGCCTCAACGAAGATGTACCCGTACTCACTACCTTCCCCGACACGGTGCTCACCTGTAGCCAAAACAGCATCACCCTGGTGGCAGCACCACCAGCTACGGGAAGTTTCATGACCCGTTGGTGCCCACTCAATGATTTGGGGGAAGAGCTTTCTTTTATGTGTACCCCTAATTCCACCACTTTAGTGGTAAACACGCCAGGGCAATACCAATATACTGCTATAAATGACGATACGGGTTGTAGCAATAGTTTTGTCGTAACAGTAGGCATCGATACGCTCCCTCCGATGGTGGAGGCAGGAAATACCGACACGCTCTTTTGCACCCTCAACAACTTGCAGTTGGCCGGAACAGGCCCCGCAACAGCCACCTACTCGTGGAGCAACCCTGATCTGGAACAAATCGACAATGCCACCTCATTACAACCGATTATCTACACCCCTGGTTGGTATTTTCTCGAAGTACAATCACAGATCAATGGCTGTACGGCCCTGGACAGTGTGTTCATTGCCGAAGATGAAAATCAACCCACACTCACGATGGGCAATGATACCCTGATTAATTGCTTACAACCAACGGTCCGACTGTCTGCTAGTGGAATGACTTTTAATGGCACCCCCAATTGGGCTTGGACAACACCTACGGGCAACCTGATCGCCGATGCAAGCACCCCAACCCCACTCGTTGGAGCGGGTGGCTGGTATTTGCTCACCCTCACTGATGCTGGCAATGGTTGCCCCGTTACAGATAGCCTGTTCGTGAGTGAAGACCTTGCCCCCCCGCTAGCTACCGTGGAAGGCTTGGGCAATTTGCAGCTTAACTGTAACCAGGACACCCTGTTGCTAGATGGCACCAATTCCATGTCAAGCACAGGAGATGGCTTAGCTTACACCTGGAGGACGGTCCCACCCGGCAGCTTATTCCCCGATGTGCTGGCGCCACAGGTATTTACGGATCGCCCCGGCAATTATTCCCTCATTGTTACCGACCTCGGCAATGGCTGTAGGGATACAATCGCCTTTAATGTGGGTGCCAATTTTGTTCGTCCAATTCCTGTTTTGGCCTTGGCGGAACCCATTACTTGTAGCACTTCCAGCAGTATTTTAAGTACCACCCAACCCACAAATACCGCCGATTTTCAATTCCTCTGGACCAACGAAAACGACGAAACCATCAGCAACAGCCCCACTGCCCAAGCAACAACAAGCGGCTGGTATTACCTGGTTTTAACCTCCAACATCAATGGCTGTAGCAGTCGCCCCGATTCAGTGTTTGTAGGCAGCTCAATAAGCTTACCGCAAGTAGTCGTCAATACGGATGGCAATATCAGTTGTGACCAGATGGTGGTCCACCTCGATGGTAATGGTTCTTCTCAGGGTACCAACTTTAGCTACCAATGGTCTAGTAATGATGGTTCACTGTTGGGAAATGGTACCAACTTACTGGATTCGACCCAAATGGCAGGCACCTACACCTTAACGGTAATGAACAATGCCACCGGCTGTGCAAATACCGATAGTGTAACGGTGATACTCCAGGGCATGCCCATCAGTGGCCTTGATGTGGATTTCGTCTCTCCCCCCTGCTTTGGCGATCAATCGGGAAGTATCAGCATCAACGAAGTCATGGGCGGCAGCCCTCCCTACCTCTATCAAATCAATGGGCAGGGGTTCAGCCAGCTATCCTTTTTTGAAGACTTGCTTCCTGGCAACTATCAAGTGCAAGTAGTCGGTAGTGAAGGTTGTCAATGGGAAGAATCCATTACGCTCACGGCTCCCCTTCCTTTAGGGTTGAATTTGGGGCAAGATCTGGACGTCACCTTGGGAGATAGTGTTGTGCTAACTCCTGAGCCTACCCGCCCAATTAGTACCTGGAAGTGGAATGCGCCGGGCTTATTGTCGGAAGACGCTCCTTTTATGCCGATCATTACCCCTTTGGAAACACAATTCATTCTGCTCACGGTCACCGATGAAAATGGCTGTACCGCCACGGATACCCTCCGCATCTTTGTCAACAACCTCAGCCGGGTATTTATCCCCACCGTTTTCTCCCCCAACGGGGATGACAACAACGACTACTTCACCCTCTACGCTGGCGATGAAGTAGCCGAGATCGAAAGCCTGCGCATCTTCAGCCGCTGGGGCAACATGGTCTTCGAGCAAGACAACTTCCCCCCCAACGCCCCCACCCTGGGCTGGGACGGCACCTTGTGGGGAGAACCCCTCAACCCCGCTGTTTTCGTCTATTACGCACGAATCCGCTACACCGATGGGAGTACTGAACTGATCACGGGAGATGTGGTGTTGATGAAATAG